From the genome of Triticum aestivum cultivar Chinese Spring chromosome 3B, IWGSC CS RefSeq v2.1, whole genome shotgun sequence, one region includes:
- the LOC123072481 gene encoding uncharacterized protein, giving the protein MTTGMVNTGRGAPRPAPPVVPARNASAAGMAALRAETPGATVAAGVAADPVAATTGGQRAPPPHLAVRQAQNRSGQNQVQSNQSNTSGRPTDAPRGKWGDDGFDAYGVGQHRGSSSAGGGRGYAWQSDGSAERPFLGPAGGFVEGASGPDNRHRGGYRGYRGRGGGRGRFRRPPPPRHVDSDGAAMETDQTPQELPPQAMEVVNALAVAEVPGIAKEAEVVQVADSERASKYARKKERMLCYRCGEKGHFIAECVAQLCESCGKPAHASGDCPLLRDHIPALTVYGVYCAELMFFESAAAREIPADTQSLTSGLVKVTQGDVSQAQIVQRLQELAPGDFQWDLVPVEDRVFRVEFPSIEDLQRLLSFGMCKVPGTKGILEFHEWKKVEPKGKPLTQVWLRFSGAPSEALSDVRVVASLGIMVGKTEKVDMAFTRAQGVARLRVSILDIEYVPDVINWTYRGEVFPLDIEFEDAELFAEVAAGTDVDMHDGGDDTGAPREQADEAAQEPNGSGPAAQEPENGAGMEQSPASSLPHNSLRFGSFLPSSAPPRLWSDRVDSDDAFEHSLPVLDFGRSPRQSASFSARVVQEVEPQESPGRSRSSVSSRRGGASGQVATTPSHSSVSQQAAQVPVSSRGDISLGQEALEVRLAGASLVVGSPEVLGRRQGQVAPDPLVPTAVLQVERTAATASAGGVGLGQEALVPTPSGISTSPTRSPSPRPTPGAATREEVIAFGGIRDPASEGRRTSSRLQDLPEVDDLQQRCAMRAAKLRDVESTTGYLPSNGSYPFLVATHSDGGQGAFGYCCYPMGDGSSGYIQPVWMAVV; this is encoded by the coding sequence ATGACGACTGGTATGGTTAATACTGGCCGTGGAGCTCCTCGCCCTGCACCGCCGGTGGTGCCGGCTCGTAACGCGTCGGCGGCGGGGATGGCTGCTCTGAGGGCCGAGACGCCGGGGGCCACGGTGGCTGCCGGTGTCGCTGCTGATCCGGTGGCGGCAACTACCGGGGGTCAGCGTGCACCCCCGCCACACCTTGCGGTTCGTCAGGCGCAGAATCGTTCGGGGCAGAATCAGGTTCAGAGTAATCAGAGTAATACCAGTGGGAGACCGACTGATGCACCTCGAGGCAAGTGGGGTGATGACGGGTTTGATGCGTATGGAGTAGGCCAGCATCGGGGCTCATCTTCAGCGGGAGGAGGTCGGGGTTATGCTTGGCAGAGTGACGGGTCTGCAGAGAGACCGTTCCTGGGGCCGGCTGGAGGCTTCGTTGAGGGGGCCTCAGGACCTGATAACAGGCACAGAGGAGGTTATCGCGGATACCGTGGTCGTGGTGGAGGCCGCGGAAGGTtccgccggccgcctccccctagacATGTTGACTCTGACGGGGCGGCGATGGAGACTGATCAGACACCACAGGAGCTACCTCCCCAGGCGATGGAGGTGGTGAATGCACTTGCGGTTGCTGAGGTTCCTGGGATTGCGAAGGAGGCTGAGGTGGTTCAAGTGGCTGATTCTGAGAGGGCATCCAAGTACGCTCGGAAGAAAGAGAGAATGCTTTGTTACCGGTGCGGAGAGAAGGGGCACTTCATCGCGGAGTGTGTGGCCCAGCTGTGCGAATCCTGTGGTAAGCCTGCGCATGCTTCAGGGGATTGTCCTTTGCTGAGGGACCATATTCCAGCTCTTACTGTATATGGTGTGTACTGTGCGGAGCTGATGTTCTTCGAGTCAGCGGCTGCGAGGGAGATCCCAGCTGATACACAGAGCCTTACTTCTGGTTTGGTCAAGGTGACACAGGGAGATGTCTCCCAGGCTCAGATTGTGCAGAGACTTCAGGAGTTGGCTCCGGGTGATTTTCAGTGGGACCTCGTACCCGTTGAGGATAGAGTATTCAGAGTGGAGTTTCCTTCGATTGAGGACTTGCAGCGTTTGTTGAGCTTTGGGATGTGTAAGGTGCCAGGCACCAAAGGTATTTTGGAGTTCCACGAGTGGAAGAAAGTTGAGCCTAAGGGGAAGCCTCTTACTCAGGTGTGGCTGCGTTTCTCGGGGGCACCGTCTGAGGCTCTTTCTGATGTGCGTGTGGTGGCTAGTTTGGGGATTATGGTTGGTAAGACGGAGAAAGTGGATATGGCGTTCACTAGAGCTCAGGGGGTGGCTCGACTGCGAGTTAGCATTCTGGATATTGAGTATGTCCCGGACGTCATCAACTGGACCTATAGAGGCGAGGTGTTTCCACTTGATATTGAGTTTGAGGATGCAGAGTTGTTTGCTGAGGTTGCTGCTGGCACTGACGTGGATATGCACGATGGGGGTGATGATACAGGTGCTCCCAGGGAGCAGGCGGATGAGGCAGCACAGGAGCCCAATGGATCGGGGCCTGCTGCTCAGGAGCCGGAGAACGGAGCCGGGATGGAGCAGTCCCCGGCTTCGTCTTTGCCTCATAACTCACTGCGGTTTGGATCTTTTCTGCCGTCGTCGGCGCCTCCTCGTCTGTGGAGTGATCGGGTTGACTCTGACGATGCGTTCGAGCATTCGCTACCGGTCTTGGACTTTGGGCGGTCACCCCGGCAGTCGGCCAGCTTCAGTGCCCGTGTTGTTCAAGAGGTGGAGCCTCAGGAGTCGCCAGGGCGATCTAGGTCTTCGGTTTCCTCGCGGAGGGGAGGGGCGTCTGGGCAGGTGGCCACGACTCCCTCTCATTCTTCTGTTTCACAGCAGGCGGCGCAGGTACCTGTGTCCAGCCGGGGCGACATATCtttggggcaggaggccctggagGTCCGTCTCGCGGGAGCCTCGTTGGTGGTGGGGTCGCCGGAGGTGCTAGGCAGGCGTCAGGGGCAGGTGGCCCCTGACCCTCTAGTACCGACGGCGGTCCTGCAGGTGGAGCGCACGGCTGCCACGGCGTCGGCTGGGGGGGTCGGACTAGGGCAGGAGGCCCTGGTGCCAACTCCGTCAGGCATCTCCACATCTCCTACGCGGTCCCCCTCTCCCAGACCTACTCCGGGAGCCGCTACTCGGGAGGAGGTGATCGCGTTCGGAGGGATCCGAGACCCTGCTTCCGAGGGGAGGCGGACGAGCTCTCGTCTCCAGGACCTTCCGGAGGTTGATGATTTGCAGCAGAGGTGCGCTATGCGGGCGGCCAAGCTGCGTGATGTGGAGAGCACAACAG